One Pseudomonas sp. C27(2019) DNA window includes the following coding sequences:
- a CDS encoding cytochrome c, whose translation MQKYMKCLLAVAALFVSYAGQAQQMDGLVADGPALYAEYCAKCHGKNGRSNTFIGLLTFSQNLTNAAWQAETLDADIYAAIAGGRRMMPSYADKLSVVELQALVDVVRDLQR comes from the coding sequence ATGCAAAAGTACATGAAGTGCCTACTGGCCGTGGCTGCTTTGTTTGTTTCATACGCTGGGCAGGCACAGCAAATGGACGGTTTAGTCGCTGATGGCCCTGCTTTGTACGCTGAGTATTGTGCTAAGTGCCATGGTAAAAATGGGCGCTCCAACACCTTTATTGGACTGCTTACCTTTTCTCAAAACTTAACTAATGCGGCTTGGCAGGCAGAAACGCTGGATGCTGACATCTATGCAGCCATAGCAGGCGGTCGCAGGATGATGCCATCTTATGCTGATAAGCTCAGTGTTGTTGAGCTGCAAGCATTGGTTGATGTGGTGCGAGATTTGCAGCGTTAA
- the yidD gene encoding membrane protein insertion efficiency factor YidD: MRKLVILPIKFYRYAISPMMASHCRFYPSCSCYAIEAIEQHGAMRGSWLAIRRLGRCHPWNAGGFDPVPTPSCSSSTAE, from the coding sequence ATGCGTAAGTTGGTTATCTTGCCAATTAAATTTTATCGCTATGCAATCAGTCCTATGATGGCAAGTCATTGCCGTTTTTATCCCAGTTGTTCGTGTTACGCCATTGAAGCTATTGAGCAGCATGGTGCGATGCGTGGCAGCTGGTTAGCTATTCGACGACTTGGACGTTGTCATCCTTGGAATGCGGGCGGTTTTGATCCCGTACCAACTCCTTCCTGTTCATCTTCTACGGCCGAGTAA
- the ampD gene encoding 1,6-anhydro-N-acetylmuramyl-L-alanine amidase AmpD, with product MHALQALALDPSTGWLQGAQHLPSNNCNARPSSEISLLVIHNISLPPGQFGTGMVEALFTNQLPVAAHPYFAGIAHLKVSAHFFIKRDGSITQFVSCLDRAWHAGVSQFNQRENCNDFSLGIELEGEDDLAYSEAQYYSLNQLVDELTKHYPMITADRICGHSDIAPDRKTDPGPAFDWQRLQVKYHGENA from the coding sequence ATGCACGCTTTACAGGCTTTAGCGCTAGATCCCAGCACAGGCTGGCTGCAAGGTGCACAGCATCTACCGTCTAATAACTGTAATGCTCGGCCAAGCTCTGAAATTTCCTTACTGGTTATCCACAACATCAGTTTACCACCAGGGCAATTTGGCACAGGTATGGTTGAAGCCCTGTTTACCAATCAACTGCCTGTTGCTGCACACCCTTACTTTGCAGGCATCGCACATTTAAAAGTATCTGCTCATTTTTTCATCAAACGTGACGGTTCTATTACTCAATTTGTCAGCTGCTTAGATCGTGCTTGGCACGCAGGTGTATCGCAATTCAATCAACGCGAAAACTGTAATGACTTCTCACTCGGTATAGAGTTGGAAGGGGAGGATGATCTTGCCTATAGCGAAGCCCAGTACTACAGCCTCAATCAGTTGGTCGATGAACTGACTAAACATTACCCTATGATTACTGCAGACCGTATCTGTGGACATAGTGATATTGCCCCTGACCGAAAAACCGATCCTGGCCCCGCGTTTGATTGGCAACGTCTACAGGTTAAATATCATGGAGAAAACGCATGA
- the ampE gene encoding regulatory signaling modulator protein AmpE, protein MSFLVLILTILIEKLSHWRSALQKDQWWYEQLKRSTKLLPKQHTLALLLALSLPIIGLAILLFVLKSLLYGLLLIPVHLVIVLYSLNRGDIRTALGPFRDAWRRQDTHAASLAAQRDLLIQSEEPAGLLQAVQGYLLWQGYQGFFAIVFYYLLAGPLAALTYRLLVLSAEQAQWPEAAGRATRLLHILDWLPARLLGASFALIGNFITVNRALMHDLLCINKPADALLSEAGRAAVEAESDALGEKGTRTLDNIWLLLVRSAVLWYACVALWILFF, encoded by the coding sequence ATGAGCTTTCTAGTTTTAATCCTAACCATACTGATTGAAAAACTATCACACTGGCGTAGCGCATTACAAAAAGATCAATGGTGGTATGAACAACTCAAGCGCAGCACAAAACTACTGCCTAAGCAGCATACATTGGCGTTATTACTGGCGCTGAGCTTACCTATTATTGGCTTGGCAATACTGTTGTTTGTTCTAAAGTCACTGTTGTATGGCTTGCTATTGATTCCTGTACATCTGGTTATTGTTTTATATAGCCTAAACCGTGGCGATATACGCACAGCTTTAGGCCCTTTTCGCGATGCTTGGCGGCGCCAAGATACCCATGCAGCAAGCTTAGCCGCACAGCGCGATCTACTCATTCAGTCAGAGGAGCCAGCAGGCCTTTTACAAGCGGTACAAGGCTATTTGCTGTGGCAAGGCTACCAAGGCTTCTTCGCCATTGTTTTCTACTACTTGCTGGCTGGTCCTCTTGCTGCATTAACCTATCGCTTATTGGTCCTTAGCGCCGAGCAAGCTCAGTGGCCTGAAGCCGCAGGCCGAGCCACACGTCTTCTGCATATTTTAGATTGGCTACCAGCACGATTGCTGGGTGCAAGTTTTGCATTAATTGGTAACTTCATCACCGTTAACCGTGCGCTGATGCATGATTTGCTCTGTATAAATAAACCTGCCGACGCCCTTTTAAGTGAAGCAGGCCGCGCAGCTGTTGAAGCAGAGAGTGACGCTTTAGGTGAAAAAGGCACCCGAACTTTAGATAATATCTGGCTACTTTTAGTCCGCTCAGCGGTACTTTGGTACGCCTGTGTTGCCTTATGGATACTATTTTTCTAG
- the rpmH gene encoding 50S ribosomal protein L34 — MKRTFQPSTLKRARNHGFRARMATVGGRAVIKRRRAKGRKRLSA; from the coding sequence ATGAAACGTACATTTCAACCCAGCACTCTAAAACGCGCTCGTAACCACGGTTTCCGCGCACGTATGGCAACAGTTGGCGGTCGCGCTGTTATTAAGCGTCGTCGTGCAAAAGGCCGTAAGCGCCTGAGCGCATAA
- a CDS encoding molecular chaperone TorD family protein, producing MSVSADLLSRQNEAERAEAREAIYRLAAVALGYPLEETLEALQERRLQAALDAALQALGEAPWPELAVSSCLDDLEVGYMSTFIHGKRGKPRVALVASAHESLIGGQTPGAFLLNVQAFYTHFGLKAAVDDEGHQDEPDHLVAMLEFCALLCYLERQALEQEKDTAPYRRAHRDFLVRYLLPLLQAIRAGYAKENQYGLDLNLAHLVEILPDWAINQQRALEALVGVYPHIASSSDSAVQSLWD from the coding sequence ATGAGCGTATCTGCAGACTTGCTGAGTCGCCAAAATGAAGCTGAGCGGGCCGAGGCCCGCGAAGCAATTTATCGCTTAGCCGCTGTAGCTCTAGGGTATCCACTTGAAGAAACCCTAGAAGCTCTACAAGAGAGACGTTTGCAAGCAGCGCTCGACGCTGCATTGCAAGCACTCGGTGAAGCGCCTTGGCCTGAGCTTGCAGTAAGCAGCTGCCTTGATGATTTAGAAGTGGGTTATATGTCCACCTTTATACATGGCAAACGTGGTAAGCCGCGTGTAGCACTGGTGGCAAGTGCCCATGAAAGTTTAATTGGTGGACAAACACCCGGTGCATTCTTACTCAATGTGCAAGCGTTTTATACTCACTTCGGTCTAAAAGCCGCGGTCGATGATGAGGGTCATCAAGATGAACCTGATCATTTAGTCGCCATGCTCGAGTTTTGTGCATTGTTGTGCTATCTCGAAAGACAAGCGCTTGAACAGGAAAAAGATACTGCACCGTATCGTCGCGCACATCGTGATTTTTTAGTGCGTTACCTGCTGCCATTATTGCAGGCGATACGTGCAGGCTATGCTAAAGAAAATCAGTATGGCTTGGATCTGAACCTTGCGCATTTAGTTGAAATTTTGCCAGATTGGGCAATTAATCAGCAACGCGCACTAGAAGCTTTAGTAGGTGTTTATCCGCACATCGCTTCATCATCAGATTCAGCCGTTCAGTCCTTGTGGGACTGA
- the rnpA gene encoding ribonuclease P protein component — protein MNLGFGREKRLLVPQQFKSVFDSATYKVPGKSVLLLARENQLEHPRLGLVIGKKSVKLAVERNRIKRQIRESFRHNQHILNGVDIVIVARRGIADLSNIELRQQFDKMWKRLARQRLSASQATPSDLAGQSNA, from the coding sequence ATGAATCTAGGCTTTGGCCGAGAAAAGCGTTTGCTGGTACCTCAGCAGTTCAAATCTGTCTTTGATTCAGCAACATATAAAGTGCCAGGCAAAAGTGTCTTGTTACTTGCTCGTGAAAACCAACTCGAACATCCACGTCTCGGGTTGGTTATTGGAAAAAAAAGCGTAAAACTTGCTGTTGAGCGCAATAGAATAAAACGTCAAATACGAGAATCGTTTCGCCATAATCAACATATTTTGAATGGTGTAGATATCGTAATTGTTGCCCGTAGGGGTATTGCTGACTTGTCTAATATTGAGCTTCGACAGCAGTTTGATAAAATGTGGAAACGTTTGGCACGCCAGCGTTTATCCGCATCACAAGCAACACCTTCTGATTTAGCAGGGCAAAGTAATGCGTAA
- a CDS encoding molybdopterin-dependent oxidoreductase yields the protein MGMWKLKRRDFLKGVGLTGTGVMLSGNVWALNRLEPVGDTLATEYPYRAWEDLYRNEWAWDKVGHAAHCINCMGNCAWDVYVKDGIVVREEQIAKYPQIHDDIPDANPRGCQKGAIHSTSMYEADRLRYPLKRAGERGEGKWQRISWDQATEEVADKIIDIFVKHGPGKLKTHQGSGNQTMVRHSGPARFAALVGGIQLDGFTVVGDLMTGAHLAYGNPLESFSSDAWFDADYIMLGMINPNATRIPDAHYIWEAKYNGARITSTAPDYNPSAIHTDLWMPIEQGSDPFLAMSFVNVIIEERLFKPDFMKEQTDLPMLVRIDNGKLLREADLEEGGSIEVFYHWDLNTKQAVKAKGSMGDDTKTLELGDVDPAIEGTFEVEGIAVTTSFEFVKKEAAKYTPENTQQHTGIHPDIVRQEARLLAKAKKAIIMLGYITSSYSNCLYTGWGYALTLALTGHGGRTGGLDTSWVVWNHPRWWELAGFEGKKSARLEAGGLGEFLRGGMMEGARKHFDNKKLKERVGFDLDEMEEMMNESMEKGWMPYYGEIKGMISIADNTFRRNKMSEKYREEHLRQAEELYVNINVRMDSTAEWADYVLPAASHYEAWDIRTQGYHRFANIFTRPVEPVGDSKPDWEIMALLTKKIQERAIARGIGPIQDGDVTRDLHTIHDDFTRNGTLNTDYDVLKHIIEDSPEFGGVTIEEAAEKGFIVMNEHAGLNQPLESDRGYDPFTAQTDGKKPYDTLTGRITFYCDHPWFEKLKSTVPTARLHAGPKASNYPLEFYSPHARWGIHSNWRSNKYLLRLQRGEPNIYINPQLAEQRGIKDGDTVRLFNANGDFFAQAKFYPSIPVNSIMMEHGWEPHQYIHRRNMNVSNAVFLQPLELAGGWGHLKFVYCGWNANQHIHESCYDIELAKPEDINDPRAV from the coding sequence ATGGGAATGTGGAAACTTAAGCGCAGGGATTTCCTAAAAGGGGTGGGCCTTACTGGTACAGGGGTTATGCTCAGCGGTAATGTTTGGGCACTCAACCGTTTAGAACCTGTTGGCGATACGCTCGCCACTGAATACCCATACCGCGCCTGGGAAGACCTGTACCGCAACGAGTGGGCATGGGATAAAGTAGGCCATGCTGCACACTGTATTAACTGTATGGGTAACTGCGCATGGGATGTATACGTCAAAGACGGCATCGTTGTCCGTGAAGAGCAGATTGCCAAATACCCACAGATACACGATGACATACCTGACGCTAACCCACGTGGTTGTCAAAAAGGTGCAATTCACTCCACGTCCATGTACGAAGCTGACCGTCTGCGCTATCCACTGAAGCGTGCTGGCGAGCGTGGTGAAGGTAAATGGCAACGTATTTCTTGGGATCAAGCAACTGAAGAAGTGGCCGACAAAATCATCGATATTTTTGTCAAACACGGCCCAGGCAAGCTTAAAACTCACCAAGGTTCGGGTAACCAAACCATGGTTCGCCATTCAGGCCCCGCGCGTTTTGCTGCCCTAGTCGGTGGTATTCAGCTTGACGGTTTTACTGTCGTGGGCGATTTGATGACCGGTGCCCATTTGGCCTACGGTAACCCACTGGAAAGTTTTTCCTCTGATGCTTGGTTTGATGCAGATTACATCATGCTCGGTATGATCAACCCGAACGCAACCCGTATCCCAGATGCTCACTATATCTGGGAAGCCAAATACAACGGCGCGCGCATCACCAGTACTGCACCGGATTATAACCCCAGCGCCATTCACACCGACCTTTGGATGCCAATTGAGCAGGGTTCTGACCCCTTCTTGGCGATGTCATTTGTCAACGTAATCATTGAAGAAAGACTGTTCAAACCTGATTTCATGAAAGAGCAGACTGACTTACCGATGTTAGTACGCATCGATAACGGCAAGCTACTGCGTGAAGCTGATTTGGAGGAAGGTGGTTCAATCGAAGTGTTCTATCACTGGGATCTGAACACCAAGCAAGCAGTTAAAGCTAAAGGCTCAATGGGCGACGACACTAAAACCCTAGAATTGGGCGATGTTGATCCAGCGATTGAAGGCACCTTCGAAGTGGAAGGCATTGCCGTCACCACATCGTTTGAGTTTGTGAAAAAAGAAGCGGCGAAATATACGCCAGAAAATACCCAGCAACACACAGGTATTCACCCTGATATCGTGCGTCAAGAAGCACGTTTGCTGGCAAAAGCTAAAAAAGCCATCATCATGCTGGGTTACATAACTTCAAGTTACTCAAACTGCCTATACACAGGTTGGGGCTATGCATTGACACTGGCTCTGACTGGTCACGGTGGTCGTACAGGTGGTCTTGATACCTCTTGGGTTGTTTGGAATCACCCGCGCTGGTGGGAACTTGCCGGCTTTGAAGGCAAAAAATCAGCCCGCCTGGAAGCAGGTGGCTTAGGTGAGTTCTTACGTGGCGGCATGATGGAAGGTGCGCGTAAGCACTTTGATAATAAAAAACTGAAAGAACGCGTCGGCTTCGATCTCGATGAGATGGAAGAGATGATGAATGAATCAATGGAAAAAGGCTGGATGCCTTACTACGGCGAAATCAAAGGTATGATTTCGATCGCAGATAACACGTTCCGTCGTAACAAAATGTCGGAAAAATACCGCGAAGAACACTTGCGTCAAGCTGAAGAGTTGTATGTGAACATTAACGTGCGCATGGACTCCACTGCTGAATGGGCAGACTATGTATTGCCAGCTGCAAGTCATTATGAAGCATGGGATATCCGTACTCAGGGTTACCACCGTTTTGCTAACATCTTCACCCGTCCGGTAGAGCCAGTAGGTGATTCTAAGCCAGACTGGGAAATCATGGCGTTGTTGACCAAGAAAATTCAGGAACGTGCGATTGCCCGTGGTATTGGTCCGATCCAAGATGGTGATGTTACTCGTGATCTGCATACCATTCACGATGACTTTACCCGTAATGGCACACTGAACACGGATTACGATGTACTCAAGCACATTATTGAAGACTCGCCTGAGTTCGGTGGTGTGACCATCGAAGAAGCCGCTGAAAAAGGCTTTATTGTAATGAACGAGCACGCTGGTCTGAACCAGCCTCTTGAGTCAGATCGCGGCTATGACCCGTTCACCGCGCAAACCGATGGCAAGAAGCCTTATGACACACTCACCGGTCGTATTACATTCTATTGTGACCACCCATGGTTTGAGAAACTGAAATCTACCGTACCAACAGCGCGATTACACGCGGGGCCTAAGGCATCTAACTATCCGTTAGAGTTCTATTCACCGCACGCTCGCTGGGGTATTCACTCCAACTGGCGTAGTAATAAATACCTCCTACGTCTACAGCGTGGTGAGCCGAATATTTACATCAATCCGCAGCTGGCTGAGCAACGGGGTATTAAAGACGGTGATACGGTACGACTGTTCAACGCTAACGGTGATTTCTTCGCACAAGCGAAGTTCTACCCAAGTATCCCAGTGAACTCGATCATGATGGAGCATGGATGGGAGCCGCATCAGTACATTCATCGCAGAAATATGAACGTTTCCAACGCAGTATTCTTGCAGCCACTAGAGCTTGCAGGTGGCTGGGGACATTTGAAGTTTGTTTATTGCGGATGGAACGCCAACCAGCACATCCATGAGAGCTGCTACGACATTGAGCTGGCAAAACCCGAAGATATTAACGACCCAAGAGCCGTTTAA
- the yidC gene encoding membrane protein insertase YidC translates to MDIKRTILLVALAVVSYMMVLQWNQDYGQAPVTAATTQSNSVNSQSSVNDSVPQNTAHAANNDDLPIAVNELTQDPTLTNNVVSDNLIYVQTDVLQLAIDPNGGDIVELKLSQYPRNASNPDIPLQLFENSNERIYVAQSGLVGANGPDARPSGRPVYSVSQQHFSLADGQNELNVDLSFQENAVNYTKRFTFHRGLSTECSAREISQRKVECINQQAYQVQLTYLIDNQSDRDWQGNLFAQLKRDGQGDPSSTTATGTATYLGAALWTAEEPYKKLSMSNMDDKKFSQAIQGGWVAWLQHYFVTAWVADSEQTNQVTTRKDSQGNYIIGYTTPALSVAPGQHAQASAILYAGPKIQSHLKNLSPGLELTVDYGFLWFIAQPIFWLLGVIHSILGNWGWSIIVLTILIKLAFFPLSAASYKSMARMRAVAPRMAALKEEHAGDRQKLSQGMMELYKKEKINPLGGCLPILVQMPVFLSLYWVLLESVEIRQAPFMFWLTDLSSKDPFFILPIIMGLSMFVQQQLNPTPPDPMQAKVMKLLPIIFTFFFLWFPSGLVLYWVVNNVLSIGQQWYITRKIEKSMAAANAS, encoded by the coding sequence ATGGATATCAAACGTACGATCCTGCTCGTAGCCTTAGCTGTTGTGTCTTATATGATGGTTCTTCAATGGAACCAAGACTACGGCCAGGCACCAGTAACAGCTGCAACTACACAATCAAATTCAGTCAATTCGCAGTCTTCTGTTAATGATTCTGTACCGCAAAATACAGCACATGCTGCGAATAATGATGACCTGCCGATTGCTGTAAATGAGCTGACTCAAGATCCGACGTTAACCAACAATGTTGTTAGCGATAACTTGATTTATGTACAAACCGATGTGCTGCAGTTAGCCATTGACCCAAATGGTGGTGATATCGTTGAGTTAAAACTCAGCCAATACCCTCGCAATGCATCCAACCCCGATATTCCATTGCAGTTATTTGAAAACAGTAATGAGCGAATCTATGTTGCACAAAGTGGTTTAGTTGGCGCTAATGGACCTGATGCGCGCCCCAGTGGCCGTCCTGTTTATAGCGTTAGCCAACAACACTTCAGTTTGGCAGACGGGCAAAACGAGTTAAACGTTGATCTGTCCTTTCAAGAAAATGCTGTAAATTACACCAAGCGCTTTACCTTTCACCGTGGTTTAAGCACCGAATGCTCTGCACGTGAAATCAGTCAGCGTAAAGTTGAGTGCATTAATCAGCAGGCGTATCAAGTTCAACTGACTTACTTGATTGACAACCAAAGCGATCGTGATTGGCAAGGTAATTTATTTGCCCAACTCAAACGTGATGGTCAAGGCGACCCTTCATCTACCACTGCCACTGGTACTGCAACCTATTTAGGTGCAGCATTGTGGACAGCAGAAGAGCCTTACAAGAAATTATCCATGAGCAATATGGATGATAAAAAATTCAGTCAAGCCATTCAAGGTGGCTGGGTTGCTTGGTTGCAACATTACTTTGTTACGGCCTGGGTTGCTGATTCAGAGCAAACCAACCAAGTGACTACGCGTAAAGACTCGCAGGGTAATTACATTATTGGCTATACCACGCCAGCATTAAGTGTTGCTCCAGGTCAGCATGCGCAAGCCAGTGCAATCTTATATGCCGGTCCTAAAATTCAAAGCCATTTGAAAAACCTTTCACCAGGCCTTGAGTTGACAGTTGACTATGGTTTCCTTTGGTTTATTGCTCAGCCTATTTTCTGGTTATTGGGTGTTATCCACAGCATTTTAGGTAACTGGGGTTGGTCAATTATTGTCCTGACCATCTTAATTAAGTTAGCTTTCTTCCCACTGTCTGCTGCCAGTTACAAATCTATGGCACGTATGCGCGCTGTTGCGCCAAGAATGGCAGCGTTAAAAGAAGAACATGCTGGTGATCGTCAAAAGCTGTCACAAGGCATGATGGAGCTGTACAAAAAAGAGAAAATTAACCCTCTGGGTGGCTGCTTACCAATTTTAGTACAGATGCCAGTTTTCCTCTCTTTGTACTGGGTATTGCTGGAAAGCGTGGAAATACGCCAAGCACCCTTTATGTTCTGGTTAACTGACTTGTCGAGCAAAGATCCGTTCTTTATTCTGCCAATCATCATGGGTTTGAGTATGTTTGTACAACAACAACTCAACCCAACACCACCGGACCCAATGCAAGCTAAAGTAATGAAGCTGCTGCCGATTATCTTTACTTTCTTCTTCCTGTGGTTCCCATCAGGTTTGGTATTGTACTGGGTGGTCAACAACGTCCTGTCGATTGGTCAACAGTGGTATATTACTCGCAAGATTGAAAAATCAATGGCGGCCGCTAACGCAAGTTAG
- the mnmE gene encoding tRNA uridine-5-carboxymethylaminomethyl(34) synthesis GTPase MnmE translates to MPMSRDTIAAIATAQGRGGVGIVRVSGPLTKHIAEQMTGRSLKPRYAHYGPFYTDNQQAIDEGLALYFVGPNSFTGEDVLELQGHGGPVVLDMLLQRCVELGARLARPGEFSERAFLNDKLDLAQAEAIADLIEASSTQAARNALRSLQGVFSQRVNALTEQLIALRIYVEAAIDFPEEEIDFLADGHILQLLTAVQKELKEVVREAGQGALLRDGMSVVIAGRPNAGKSSLLNSLAGYEAAIVTDIEGTTRDILREHIHIDGMPLHVTDTAGLRSTADQVEKIGVERALKAINEADRILLVVDAHSAEANDPFSLWPEFLDSTPHPEKVTLIRNKVDLSGESIEMHSNADGHVTINLCARSGEGVELLREHLKSCMGYSQTAESSFSARRRHLDALQQAEQCLANGYQQLTQASAGELLAEDLRMAQHALGEITGEFSADDLLGRIFSSFCIGK, encoded by the coding sequence ATGCCAATGTCGCGTGACACCATTGCTGCTATTGCCACGGCACAAGGCCGTGGCGGGGTAGGGATTGTTCGAGTCTCAGGTCCATTGACCAAGCATATTGCTGAGCAGATGACAGGGCGTTCATTAAAACCGCGTTACGCGCATTACGGTCCTTTCTATACGGATAACCAGCAAGCCATTGATGAAGGCTTAGCCCTCTATTTTGTTGGCCCTAACTCCTTCACCGGTGAAGATGTATTAGAACTGCAAGGCCATGGCGGGCCTGTGGTTTTAGATATGCTGTTGCAGCGCTGCGTTGAGCTTGGCGCGCGCTTAGCACGACCCGGCGAGTTCAGTGAGCGTGCTTTTCTTAACGATAAACTCGATTTAGCCCAAGCTGAAGCCATAGCCGACTTGATTGAGGCCAGTTCAACTCAAGCCGCACGCAATGCTTTGCGTTCGTTGCAGGGCGTGTTTTCTCAGCGTGTTAATGCGCTCACCGAACAATTAATTGCTCTGCGTATTTATGTGGAGGCGGCAATTGATTTTCCAGAAGAAGAAATCGACTTCTTAGCCGATGGCCATATATTACAATTGCTAACTGCTGTGCAAAAAGAGCTAAAAGAGGTGGTGCGCGAAGCTGGTCAAGGCGCGTTATTGCGTGATGGTATGAGCGTCGTAATTGCCGGTCGACCCAACGCCGGAAAGTCCAGTTTGCTCAACAGTTTGGCCGGTTATGAAGCAGCCATTGTGACCGATATTGAAGGCACAACGCGGGATATTTTACGTGAACACATTCATATTGATGGTATGCCGTTGCATGTCACAGATACTGCCGGTTTGCGCAGCACCGCTGATCAAGTTGAAAAAATCGGTGTCGAACGGGCATTAAAAGCCATTAATGAAGCTGATCGTATTTTATTGGTGGTAGATGCCCATTCTGCAGAAGCCAATGATCCTTTTTCCTTGTGGCCAGAGTTCTTAGATAGCACGCCGCACCCAGAGAAAGTTACCTTAATCCGTAACAAAGTGGACCTTTCCGGTGAATCTATTGAGATGCACAGCAATGCCGATGGTCATGTCACTATTAATTTGTGTGCACGCAGCGGGGAAGGTGTAGAGCTGCTACGTGAGCATTTAAAAAGTTGCATGGGTTACAGTCAAACTGCTGAAAGCAGCTTCAGTGCTCGCCGTCGTCATCTCGATGCGCTGCAGCAAGCTGAGCAATGCTTAGCGAATGGCTACCAACAATTGACCCAGGCCTCTGCCGGAGAGTTATTGGCTGAGGATTTGCGTATGGCACAACACGCCCTAGGTGAAATCACCGGCGAATTTAGCGCAGATGATTTGCTAGGGCGTATTTTCTCAAGTTTTTGTATCGGTAAATAA
- a CDS encoding 4Fe-4S dicluster domain-containing protein, whose product MTVKRQLSMVLDLNKCIGCQTCTAACKLMWTNRNGREFMYWNNVESQPGKGYPRDYENMGGGFDADGALRLGRQPSQEDYGIPWEYNYEEALMTGTDPWLRPHVKPTWGANWDEDEGLGDYPNSYYFYLPRLCNHCANPACLAACSRNAIYKRQEDGIVLVDQERCRGYRYCVNACPYKKVYFNEQISKSEKCIFCYPRIEKGLPTACAQQCVGRIRWIGYRDDEEGPIHLLVEKHKVALPLHAEWGTEPNVFYIPPTSPPKFGPNGEELDEPRIPLAYLESLFGPRVSEVLDTLAAERQLKAEGKDSELMDTLIGFKHSEMFKLS is encoded by the coding sequence ATGACTGTTAAACGCCAACTCAGCATGGTCCTGGACCTAAATAAATGTATTGGTTGCCAGACCTGCACTGCAGCTTGCAAATTGATGTGGACTAACCGTAATGGTCGCGAGTTCATGTATTGGAACAACGTGGAGTCACAGCCTGGTAAAGGCTACCCACGTGACTATGAAAACATGGGCGGTGGTTTTGATGCCGACGGCGCGCTGCGTTTAGGCCGCCAACCGAGCCAAGAAGATTATGGTATTCCATGGGAATACAACTACGAAGAAGCGCTAATGACCGGTACCGATCCTTGGTTACGTCCTCACGTTAAACCAACGTGGGGCGCTAACTGGGATGAAGATGAGGGTTTAGGTGATTACCCGAACAGTTACTACTTCTATTTGCCGCGCTTGTGTAATCACTGTGCTAACCCTGCTTGTTTAGCAGCCTGTAGCCGTAACGCGATTTATAAGCGTCAAGAAGATGGAATCGTTTTGGTTGACCAAGAACGCTGCCGCGGTTACCGCTACTGCGTTAATGCTTGTCCATACAAAAAAGTTTACTTTAACGAGCAAATCTCTAAGTCAGAAAAATGTATTTTCTGCTACCCGCGAATTGAGAAAGGCCTGCCCACTGCTTGTGCACAACAATGTGTTGGTCGTATTCGTTGGATTGGCTACCGCGATGATGAAGAAGGCCCAATCCATTTATTGGTAGAAAAACACAAAGTTGCTTTACCTCTGCACGCGGAGTGGGGTACTGAGCCTAACGTATTTTACATACCACCAACTTCACCACCTAAGTTTGGACCTAATGGTGAAGAACTGGATGAGCCACGTATTCCTTTGGCGTACTTGGAAAGCCTATTTGGCCCACGGGTCAGTGAAGTCTTGGATACACTGGCTGCAGAGCGCCAACTGAAGGCCGAAGGTAAAGATAGCGAACTGATGGATACATTGATCGGTTTTAAACACTCTGAAATGTTCAAGCTGAGCTAA